Proteins from a genomic interval of Pseudomonas paeninsulae:
- the phaR gene encoding polyhydroxyalkanoate synthesis repressor PhaR yields MSDRNHVRLIKKYPNRRLYDTQTSTHVTLSDIRKLVVEEESFQVVDAKTGEDLTRSILLQIIQEAESDGEPIFSSDMLKGIIRFYGPFQGMLGGYLENSIKAVTDIQAQTGQQSSQAWSDFMSGQVPMMQKVMGQYVEQSKQLYLNTQNLFGMFPGFPGAAGQADKEKKDDDKT; encoded by the coding sequence ATGTCTGATCGGAATCACGTTCGCCTAATCAAGAAGTACCCCAATCGTCGCCTCTACGATACGCAGACCAGCACGCACGTCACCCTGAGCGACATCCGTAAACTGGTCGTTGAGGAAGAGTCGTTCCAGGTAGTGGATGCCAAGACGGGCGAAGACCTGACGCGCAGCATCCTGCTGCAGATCATTCAGGAAGCCGAGAGCGATGGCGAGCCGATCTTCTCCAGTGACATGCTCAAGGGCATCATCCGCTTCTACGGACCCTTCCAGGGCATGCTTGGCGGCTACCTGGAAAACAGCATCAAGGCGGTGACCGACATCCAGGCGCAGACTGGCCAGCAATCGTCCCAGGCCTGGAGCGACTTCATGAGCGGCCAAGTGCCGATGATGCAGAAGGTGATGGGGCAGTATGTCGAGCAATCTAAGCAGCTCTACCTGAACACGCAGAACCTGTTCGGCATGTTCCCGGGTTTTCCCGGTGCGGCTGGCCAAGCTGACAAAGAAAAGAAGGATGACGACAAGACCTGA
- the phaP gene encoding TIGR01841 family phasin (Members of this family are phasins (small proteins associated with inclusions such as PHA granules). Note that several different families of phasins have been named PhaP despite very little sequence similarity to each other.) produces MSFFDSEKLQSDQKANFDLLEQVNGKVLKSVEQLSQLQLAAMRVVSEESFNSARTLFSARDPQSFAAAFSSLANPALQAERLQEFNRKVYDLFSGTQADIAKLGERQAAQSTQQMQDLVAEIAKNAPAGSEPAVAMMKSAVEGANSIYENAQKTAKQAAEMAESGLAAAASAAGQATPAAGKATGGARK; encoded by the coding sequence ATGTCCTTCTTCGATTCGGAAAAGCTGCAGTCTGACCAGAAAGCCAACTTTGATCTGCTGGAGCAGGTAAATGGCAAGGTTCTCAAAAGTGTTGAGCAGCTCAGCCAGCTGCAGCTTGCCGCCATGCGCGTCGTCAGCGAGGAAAGCTTCAACAGCGCCCGCACCTTGTTCTCCGCTCGCGATCCGCAAAGCTTCGCTGCAGCGTTCAGCAGCCTGGCCAATCCAGCACTACAGGCTGAGCGCCTGCAGGAGTTCAATCGCAAGGTCTACGACCTGTTCTCCGGTACTCAGGCCGATATCGCCAAGCTCGGCGAGCGTCAGGCTGCCCAGAGCACCCAGCAGATGCAGGACCTGGTAGCTGAAATTGCCAAGAATGCGCCAGCAGGCTCCGAGCCGGCCGTAGCCATGATGAAGTCGGCCGTCGAGGGCGCCAACAGCATCTATGAGAACGCGCAGAAAACCGCCAAGCAGGCGGCGGAAATGGCCGAGAGTGGGCTCGCCGCAGCGGCGTCGGCCGCCGGTCAGGCCACCCCCGCGGCGGGCAAGGCGACTGGCGGTGCACGCAAGTAA
- the phbB gene encoding acetoacetyl-CoA reductase: protein MMDKRIALVTGGMGGIGTAISRRLYRDGFIVVVGCSAQSTRKEAWLEQQRQEGFEFHCVTGNITDWDDTVRAFTEVREQVGPVDVLVNNAGITRDTTFKKMTPDDWNAVIATNLNGLFNTSKQVVDSMVERGWGRIINISSVNGQRGQFGQTNYSAAKAGIHGFTMALAREVASKGVTVNTISPGYILTDMTAAIREDVMEKIVAGIPAGRLGQPDEIASMVAWLAGTEAAYATGADFSVNGGLNMS from the coding sequence ATGATGGACAAGCGAATTGCGCTGGTAACCGGCGGCATGGGTGGTATCGGCACGGCTATCAGCCGGCGCCTCTATCGTGACGGTTTCATCGTGGTGGTGGGCTGCAGCGCGCAGTCCACGCGCAAGGAAGCCTGGCTGGAGCAGCAACGGCAAGAAGGCTTCGAATTTCACTGCGTGACAGGCAATATCACCGACTGGGACGACACCGTGCGGGCCTTTACCGAGGTTCGCGAGCAGGTCGGTCCGGTCGACGTGCTGGTCAACAATGCCGGGATCACCCGCGACACCACGTTCAAGAAAATGACACCGGACGACTGGAACGCGGTGATTGCCACCAATCTCAATGGCCTGTTCAACACCTCCAAGCAGGTCGTCGACTCGATGGTCGAGCGCGGCTGGGGCCGCATCATCAACATTTCCTCGGTCAACGGTCAACGTGGCCAATTCGGCCAGACCAATTACTCGGCCGCCAAGGCCGGCATTCACGGCTTCACCATGGCGCTGGCCCGCGAAGTGGCGAGCAAGGGCGTCACCGTCAACACCATTTCCCCCGGCTATATCCTTACCGACATGACCGCGGCCATCCGTGAGGACGTGATGGAGAAGATAGTCGCCGGGATTCCGGCCGGGCGCCTCGGCCAGCCCGACGAGATCGCCTCCATGGTCGCCTGGCTGGCTGGCACAGAGGCCGCCTATGCCACCGGCGCCGATTTCTCGGTCAACGGCGGCCTGAACATGTCCTGA
- the phaC gene encoding class I poly(R)-hydroxyalkanoic acid synthase, with protein MENASPFTPFFSSNLPFGVRLTVELLRLWIRPNPWFQGNNTDAWFELDGAVLDHLQAEYNGEWMQLSMQTLAQQPFTFSDKRFAGNAWSQPLFGSLAALYLLNARFLMRLLEALPMEPGKMRQRLHFLVEQTVAAAAPSNFLGSNPEALERAVQTQGASLFSGLMNLASDISEGKLRQCDRGDFEVGVTLATTPGQVVYQNPFFQLIQYSPQSEKQHQRPLLIVPPVINKFYILDLQPESSFVRHALEQGHPVFLMSWRNADNSIADATWDDYVEQGILEAIKVTQRISAQKQLNILGYCVGGTLLACGLAVLAARGEKPAASLTLLVSFLDFEDTGVVSIFIDEESVSYRERTIGGKGGPCGLFRGEDMGNTFSQVRPNELWWNYSVEKYLKGQKPRPLDLLYWNNDNTNLPGPMYSFYLRHTYLQNDLKSGTLQCCGELVDLGKLDMPTYLVGTREDHIVPWTSAYASTRLLKGPQRFVLGGSGHIAGIINPPRNNKRGYWTNPDLQADPDTWLAGAEEHPGSWWSDWIEWLSEYAGKSAAPVTSLGSKQYPPLEAAPGQYVMQRG; from the coding sequence ATGGAAAACGCTTCCCCCTTTACCCCCTTTTTCTCGTCCAACCTGCCGTTCGGCGTGCGCCTGACCGTAGAACTATTGCGCCTATGGATTCGCCCAAATCCTTGGTTCCAGGGCAACAACACCGATGCCTGGTTCGAACTGGATGGCGCCGTACTCGATCATCTGCAGGCTGAATACAACGGCGAATGGATGCAGCTGAGCATGCAGACGTTAGCCCAGCAGCCGTTTACCTTCAGTGACAAACGCTTTGCCGGCAACGCCTGGAGTCAGCCGCTGTTTGGCTCTCTGGCGGCCCTCTATCTGCTCAATGCGCGTTTTCTCATGCGCCTGCTCGAGGCGCTGCCGATGGAGCCCGGCAAGATGCGTCAGCGCCTGCACTTCCTGGTCGAGCAAACGGTTGCCGCCGCCGCGCCGAGCAATTTCCTTGGCAGCAACCCCGAAGCCCTCGAGCGCGCCGTACAGACCCAGGGCGCCAGCCTGTTCAGTGGTCTGATGAACCTGGCCAGCGACATTAGCGAAGGTAAGCTGCGCCAGTGCGACCGCGGCGACTTTGAAGTCGGCGTCACTCTTGCTACCACCCCAGGTCAGGTGGTCTATCAGAACCCGTTTTTCCAGCTGATCCAGTACTCGCCGCAGAGCGAAAAACAGCACCAGCGTCCACTGTTGATCGTGCCCCCGGTGATCAACAAGTTCTACATTCTCGACCTGCAGCCGGAAAGCTCGTTCGTGCGCCACGCCCTCGAGCAAGGCCATCCGGTGTTCCTGATGTCCTGGCGTAATGCCGACAACAGCATCGCCGATGCCACCTGGGACGACTATGTGGAGCAGGGCATCCTCGAGGCGATCAAGGTCACCCAGCGCATCAGTGCTCAGAAACAGCTCAACATCCTCGGTTATTGCGTGGGCGGCACGCTGCTCGCCTGCGGCCTTGCTGTCTTGGCGGCGCGCGGCGAGAAACCGGCAGCCAGCCTGACCCTGCTGGTCTCGTTCCTCGACTTCGAGGATACCGGTGTGGTGAGCATCTTCATCGACGAAGAATCCGTCAGTTACCGAGAGCGCACCATCGGCGGCAAGGGTGGGCCCTGCGGCCTGTTCCGTGGCGAGGACATGGGTAATACATTCTCGCAAGTGCGGCCCAACGAGTTGTGGTGGAACTACAGCGTCGAAAAATACCTGAAAGGGCAAAAGCCGCGCCCGCTCGACCTGCTGTACTGGAACAACGACAACACCAACCTGCCCGGCCCCATGTACAGCTTTTACCTGCGTCATACCTATCTGCAGAACGACCTGAAGAGCGGCACGCTGCAATGCTGCGGCGAACTGGTCGATTTGGGGAAACTCGACATGCCGACCTACCTGGTCGGTACGCGCGAGGACCATATCGTGCCCTGGACCAGCGCTTATGCCAGCACACGCCTGCTCAAGGGGCCGCAGCGCTTCGTGCTCGGCGGCTCCGGACACATTGCGGGGATCATCAATCCGCCGCGAAATAATAAGCGCGGCTACTGGACCAATCCCGATCTGCAGGCCGATCCGGATACCTGGCTGGCCGGCGCCGAGGAACACCCCGGCAGCTGGTGGAGCGACTGGATCGAATGGCTGAGCGAATACGCCGGCAAATCCGCCGCGCCGGTCACCAGCCTCGGCTCCAAGCAGTACCCGCCACTGGAGGCGGCGCCCGGTCAGTACGTGATGCAACGCGGCTGA
- a CDS encoding group II truncated hemoglobin: MNNPPFGVDDASYQAAGGIDGLRRLVDDFYRLMDQLPEAAALRRMHSQSLEAARDKLACFLSGWLGGPRLFSEKYGAISIPAFHAQWPIDQAGSDAWLNCMAQAIELQDYTPAFAEYLLTQLRVPAQRIVQASQNRHGV, translated from the coding sequence ATGAACAATCCGCCTTTCGGCGTCGATGACGCCTCTTACCAGGCCGCAGGGGGCATCGATGGCTTGCGCCGCTTGGTCGACGATTTCTACCGGTTGATGGACCAGTTGCCGGAGGCAGCCGCGTTGCGGCGCATGCATTCGCAGAGTCTGGAAGCGGCCCGGGACAAACTGGCCTGCTTCCTCAGCGGCTGGCTGGGCGGCCCGCGCCTGTTCAGCGAGAAGTACGGCGCCATCTCGATTCCAGCCTTCCACGCCCAGTGGCCAATCGACCAAGCCGGCAGCGATGCCTGGTTGAATTGCATGGCGCAGGCGATTGAGTTGCAGGACTACACCCCGGCGTTCGCCGAGTACCTGCTGACTCAGTTACGGGTGCCGGCCCAGCGCATTGTCCAGGCCAGTCAAAACCGCCACGGCGTTTAG
- a CDS encoding phage infection protein: protein MKRQLILSFAFSVLAANVFAASSSQPVVAEGGSDRLIESRVAEGGSDRLIDSRVAEGGSDRLIDSRVAEGGSDRLIDSRVAEGGSDRLIDNRVAEGGSDRLIDSRVAEGGSDRLIDNRVAEGGSDRLIDNRVAEGGSDRLIDNRVAEGGSDRLIDNRVA from the coding sequence ATGAAACGCCAACTCATCCTCAGCTTTGCTTTCTCTGTACTGGCCGCCAACGTTTTTGCCGCCTCCTCCTCTCAACCCGTTGTCGCTGAAGGCGGCTCGGATCGCCTGATTGAAAGCCGCGTCGCCGAGGGTGGTTCAGATCGCCTGATCGACAGCCGCGTCGCCGAGGGTGGCTCTGATCGTCTGATCGACAGCCGCGTCGCCGAGGGTGGCTCTGATCGTCTGATCGACAGCCGCGTCGCCGAGGGTGGTTCGGATCGCCTGATCGACAACCGCGTCGCCGAGGGTGGCTCTGATCGTCTGATCGACAGCCGCGTCGCCGAGGGTGGTTCGGATCGTCTGATCGACAACCGCGTCGCCGAGGGTGGTTCGGATCGTCTGATCGATAACCGCGTTGCCGAAGGTGGTTCGGATCGTCTGATCGACAACCGCGTTGCCGAAGGTGGTTCGGATCGCCTGATCGACAACCGCGTTGCCTAA
- a CDS encoding CAP domain-containing protein — MHVRSSVLRFAACALGLVVTVAAGAAEEARLVESINAYRSQVQRCAEQASEELLPLTADPRLVLSVSGGGDLQQALARTAYPMVNVQAISLSGPRDASAAMKVLQESYCQVLLDPQFVDIGVSRLERDWRIVLARPLLGGRLGDWQAEGQTLLEQVNALRAQPRQCGAQSFAAATPLVWNATLGAAAETHSRAMANGNFFAHQGRDGRTPGDRAELAGYSGRQVGENIAAGLDATRQVVDGWLSSPGHCANLMNPQFSELGAAYATDPKSDAGIYWTALFGAP, encoded by the coding sequence ATGCATGTCAGGTCATCCGTTCTGCGTTTCGCCGCGTGCGCGCTGGGATTGGTAGTTACCGTAGCCGCCGGCGCGGCCGAGGAGGCGCGGCTGGTCGAGTCGATCAACGCCTATCGCAGCCAAGTGCAGCGCTGCGCGGAGCAAGCCTCCGAAGAGCTGTTGCCGCTGACGGCCGACCCGCGCCTGGTGCTTTCCGTCAGCGGTGGCGGCGACCTGCAGCAGGCGCTGGCGCGCACCGCCTATCCCATGGTCAATGTGCAGGCCATCAGCCTGTCCGGGCCGCGCGATGCGTCTGCGGCGATGAAGGTGCTGCAGGAGAGCTACTGCCAGGTGTTGCTGGACCCGCAGTTCGTCGACATCGGCGTGAGCCGGCTGGAGCGCGACTGGCGCATCGTGCTGGCGCGGCCGCTGCTGGGCGGACGCCTGGGCGACTGGCAGGCAGAAGGGCAGACGCTGCTCGAACAGGTCAACGCGCTGCGTGCACAGCCGCGTCAGTGCGGTGCCCAGTCGTTCGCCGCGGCGACGCCACTGGTGTGGAACGCCACGCTGGGCGCGGCAGCCGAAACCCATAGTCGAGCCATGGCCAACGGTAACTTCTTCGCCCACCAAGGCCGTGATGGCCGCACCCCGGGCGACCGGGCGGAACTGGCCGGCTACAGCGGTCGGCAGGTCGGCGAAAACATCGCCGCCGGGCTGGACGCCACGCGCCAGGTGGTCGACGGCTGGCTATCCAGTCCCGGTCATTGCGCCAACCTGATGAACCCGCAGTTCAGCGAGCTGGGCGCCGCCTATGCGACCGACCCCAAGAGCGATGCGGGGATCTACTGGACTGCGCTGTTCGGCGCGCCCTGA
- a CDS encoding sterol desaturase family protein, whose translation MGVLSTIHDHLNELAIEPVFEQLSGIFDLNGRFGVLFLGVSYAVAYGLFRCRRQRGLTDARSFWQFIGGSRVNFHRSALLDYRYYFVRAILKVALVLPIVGLVDPHILRAADYMALFSNLWGARPQLGQNLSLSLLYGLGVFLLSDFTHYWTHRAFHCRWLWAFHKVHHSAPVLVPVTASRVHFVEKIVGKLASAICLGAYAGAFWYACGGEISRYTLFGVTYLVFICSALAANLRHSHVWLSFGPLIEHVLNSPAQHQIHHSDAPRHFHKNFGTNLSLWDWMFGTLYVTRSKPEAISFGTAEQDAHRYLTLYGLIVTPFVDTARQLFPAKRAQAVAPESTETSYS comes from the coding sequence GTGGGTGTTCTCTCGACTATCCATGACCATCTGAACGAACTGGCGATCGAGCCGGTTTTCGAGCAGCTTTCCGGTATTTTCGACCTAAACGGGCGCTTCGGCGTGCTGTTTCTCGGCGTGTCCTATGCCGTCGCCTACGGCCTGTTTCGCTGCAGGCGGCAGCGCGGTCTGACCGACGCACGTTCGTTCTGGCAGTTCATCGGCGGCAGCCGGGTCAATTTCCATCGCTCGGCCTTGCTGGATTATCGCTACTACTTCGTGCGGGCCATCCTCAAAGTCGCGCTGGTGTTACCCATCGTCGGCCTGGTCGACCCGCATATTCTGCGCGCCGCCGATTACATGGCCTTATTCAGCAACCTCTGGGGCGCGCGCCCGCAACTGGGGCAGAACCTCTCGCTGTCCCTGCTCTATGGGCTGGGGGTGTTTCTGCTGAGTGATTTCACCCATTACTGGACTCACCGGGCCTTTCATTGCCGCTGGCTGTGGGCGTTCCACAAGGTCCATCACTCGGCGCCCGTGCTGGTGCCGGTGACGGCGAGCCGGGTGCACTTCGTGGAGAAGATCGTCGGCAAACTGGCCAGCGCCATCTGTCTCGGCGCCTACGCCGGAGCCTTCTGGTACGCCTGCGGCGGAGAAATCAGCCGATACACCCTGTTCGGCGTGACCTACCTGGTGTTCATTTGCAGTGCCCTGGCGGCCAACCTGCGGCATAGCCATGTCTGGCTGTCGTTCGGGCCACTGATCGAGCATGTGCTGAACAGCCCGGCCCAGCACCAGATTCACCACAGCGACGCGCCCCGGCACTTCCACAAGAACTTCGGCACCAACCTGTCGCTGTGGGACTGGATGTTCGGCACGCTCTACGTCACCCGTTCAAAGCCGGAAGCCATCAGCTTTGGCACCGCCGAGCAGGATGCCCATCGCTACCTGACGCTCTATGGCTTGATCGTCACGCCCTTCGTCGACACAGCTCGCCAGCTATTCCCGGCGAAACGCGCGCAGGCAGTTGCGCCTGAATCCACCGAGACCTCCTATTCGTAG
- a CDS encoding CsbD family protein: MSSTKDKITGNTNEAIGKVKESIGKATDNPSLEGEGLAQQVKGKGQQLKGDVKDAIKRGVDKA; this comes from the coding sequence ATGAGCAGCACGAAAGACAAAATCACCGGCAATACCAACGAAGCCATCGGCAAAGTGAAAGAAAGTATCGGCAAGGCTACCGACAATCCTAGCCTTGAAGGCGAAGGTCTTGCCCAGCAAGTGAAGGGCAAGGGCCAGCAACTCAAGGGCGACGTCAAGGACGCGATCAAGCGCGGCGTCGACAAGGCCTGA
- a CDS encoding putative quinol monooxygenase: protein MPDRYGFILHAHTRAEKAAEFEALFRAYVEPSRAEAGCIEYHMLRDHQDPTLFIFVEVWQSKEHLAIHSALPHMRRFYEQRMDYLRSDFAIRQIEMLSPAN from the coding sequence ATGCCTGACCGATACGGATTCATCCTGCATGCCCACACCCGAGCGGAAAAGGCCGCCGAGTTCGAGGCGCTATTCCGCGCCTATGTCGAACCCAGCCGGGCCGAAGCGGGTTGCATCGAATACCACATGCTGCGCGATCACCAGGACCCGACGCTGTTCATCTTCGTTGAGGTCTGGCAGTCAAAGGAGCACCTGGCCATCCACAGTGCCTTGCCGCACATGCGGCGCTTTTATGAGCAGCGCATGGATTACCTGCGCAGCGACTTCGCGATTCGCCAGATCGAGATGCTCAGCCCGGCCAACTAA
- a CDS encoding NAD(P)H-dependent oxidoreductase: protein MKKILLLDGGKQFAHSEGRYNATLHDTALAVLDRAGCDLKQTRIDAGYDIAEEVEKFLWADVIIYQMPGWWMGAPWTVKKYIDEVFTAGHGSLYANDGRTRTDASQKYGSGGLLQGKQYMLSLTWNAPQQAFDDPTDFFEAKGVDALYLPFHKANQFLGMSPLATFLCVDVMKRPAIEADVARYQQHLAQVLALAA from the coding sequence ATGAAAAAGATTCTGCTGCTCGACGGCGGTAAACAGTTTGCCCATTCCGAAGGCCGTTACAACGCCACCCTGCATGACACCGCGCTGGCCGTTCTCGACCGGGCTGGCTGCGACCTGAAGCAAACCCGGATCGATGCCGGCTACGACATCGCCGAGGAAGTGGAGAAATTCCTCTGGGCCGATGTGATCATCTATCAGATGCCGGGCTGGTGGATGGGCGCGCCCTGGACGGTGAAGAAGTACATCGACGAAGTCTTCACCGCCGGCCATGGCAGCCTGTACGCCAACGACGGTCGCACCCGCACCGACGCCTCGCAGAAATACGGCAGCGGCGGCCTGCTCCAGGGCAAGCAGTACATGCTCTCGCTCACCTGGAATGCACCGCAGCAGGCCTTCGACGACCCGACGGACTTCTTCGAGGCCAAGGGCGTGGATGCGCTGTACTTGCCCTTCCACAAGGCCAATCAGTTCCTCGGCATGAGCCCGCTGGCGACCTTCCTCTGTGTCGACGTGATGAAGCGTCCTGCCATCGAGGCGGACGTCGCCCGTTACCAGCAACACCTGGCCCAGGTACTCGCGCTGGCGGCTTGA